In Deinococcus sp. Leaf326, a single window of DNA contains:
- a CDS encoding SGNH/GDSL hydrolase family protein — MSPNRSTAKKPPKKVSDTNRDRRARRGEKQASPEPKPALGSGGVPGALKNQLFYYALRPDPGRYAAQVKVVTVNLGTNDAGRGIGDAAFQADYTSLLTLLKARYPNAKILALLPFNGVYAGAIQAAVAAAGNRAQYVDTTGWVTTFTDGTHPDQQGHSDAEGKLAPVIQSALTAQPRTGRCDGRLHKQRPRLLCPHRPGPVGAVFHGRVR, encoded by the coding sequence ATGAGCCCCAACAGAAGTACCGCGAAGAAACCGCCCAAGAAAGTGTCGGACACGAACCGGGACCGCCGTGCCCGCCGCGGGGAAAAGCAGGCCTCCCCGGAGCCCAAGCCCGCTCTCGGCAGCGGCGGGGTGCCTGGTGCCCTGAAGAACCAGCTCTTCTACTACGCGCTACGCCCCGATCCGGGTCGCTACGCCGCCCAGGTCAAGGTCGTGACGGTCAACCTGGGCACCAACGACGCCGGGCGCGGCATCGGCGATGCGGCCTTCCAGGCGGATTACACGAGTCTCCTGACGCTTCTGAAGGCGCGCTACCCCAATGCTAAGATCCTCGCGCTCCTGCCGTTCAACGGCGTCTACGCGGGCGCGATCCAGGCGGCCGTGGCAGCGGCGGGGAACCGGGCGCAGTACGTCGACACCACGGGCTGGGTCACGACCTTCACGGACGGGACTCATCCGGACCAGCAGGGCCACAGCGACGCTGAGGGCAAGCTGGCGCCTGTGATCCAGAGCGCGTTGACCGCGCAGCCCAGAACGGGCCGTTGCGACGGCCGTCTTCACAAACAGAGGCCTCGCCTTCTTTGCCCCCACCGACCCGGTCCGGTGGGGGCCGTCTTTCATGGCCGGGTGAGGTGA
- a CDS encoding M15 family metallopeptidase, with protein MNFDFANSIRARPAQSELMRVLGDPRGPREVPAAQHGAFVPDPTWARSHLVRVPIARLPGWPRYAGQTVAVTVHRIAAEHLVATWAEVRRWGLHTRLHTYDGAFMGRHILWNPQNALSVHAWGLALDFDQATNRYGIPAAQMQIDRDFVRCMEECGWTWGGRWSETDGMHFQLTDPLPGTTVPSWQDAMGKGQPTPAPQPVPTPVAPPLPGT; from the coding sequence GTGAACTTCGACTTTGCCAACTCGATCCGCGCCCGTCCGGCCCAATCCGAGCTGATGCGCGTGTTGGGTGACCCGCGCGGTCCCCGTGAGGTGCCCGCCGCCCAGCACGGTGCCTTCGTCCCTGACCCGACCTGGGCGCGCAGCCACCTCGTGCGGGTCCCCATCGCCCGCCTGCCGGGCTGGCCCCGCTACGCCGGGCAGACGGTCGCCGTAACGGTGCACCGCATTGCAGCCGAGCACCTCGTCGCTACTTGGGCCGAGGTGCGGCGCTGGGGACTGCACACCCGGCTGCACACTTACGACGGCGCGTTCATGGGTCGCCACATCCTCTGGAATCCTCAGAACGCCCTGAGCGTGCACGCCTGGGGATTGGCACTGGACTTCGACCAGGCCACCAACCGTTACGGCATCCCGGCGGCGCAGATGCAGATCGACCGCGACTTTGTCCGCTGCATGGAGGAGTGCGGCTGGACCTGGGGTGGGCGCTGGTCGGAGACGGATGGCATGCATTTTCAGCTTACCGACCCGCTGCCGGGGACGACAGTGCCGAGCTGGCAGGACGCGATGGGCAAGGGGCAGCCCACCCCTGCGCCGCAGCCGGTGCCCACGCCAGTCGCTCCCCCCCTGCCGGGAACGTGA